A region of Bradysia coprophila strain Holo2 unplaced genomic scaffold, BU_Bcop_v1 contig_373, whole genome shotgun sequence DNA encodes the following proteins:
- the LOC119082041 gene encoding polycomb protein Su(z)12-like: MGPKKKEREIDCVKIRSQEQTDHEIFLQAFEKPTQIYRYLRTRNMITPIFLYRNLSYMKDRIKRTNKSRSTFKVDSLLSKKMDEKKNGSANDKTLGEYMTLMFLGFFDKTLPDDEVEVETLVSKISHKKRKDSFKTLQERFGRSVVKINPDISNSNTKIPAVCVPTDNFKTPDESLHLSYKLQLNVKVLEKFKSDSEDPPESLPKRYKSQNIVYESELLVFDKQKRRLLSDGEYEISLQEKLQSTKNSPKKLPGWEMIPDTFIESLEKENSFEDYQQFPKLKFRLAWTKEKCDDLVDRPSALAFDKDESNKENAPDSKQNGAVDVPLSAEKTQIIYQFIYNNNSRQQMEPCENFCCIWCSLDCMVLYSLLKHLKLCHARFNFKYVPSNPAVRIDISINELYDGSPHDLIGSSSLAFSRAGPVRRTTVTRILVCRPRRVKPNLSEFLEIDENELNSQRPFITGHSRLYHHTMTCLPVHPKELDIESEDENDPVWLQQKTKMMIDEFTDVNEGEKEMMKLWNCHIMRHGYVGNTQIPLACEMFIELKGKELLQKNLYKNFTMHLCNLFDYGIISPEDYYKSIQKLQKLLSNDDDGRKVITDAREEQVTYWDKIGSQKQIQLLEQQKKIQVNIKTPAPVAATSEKTAALTEKTIKRDLKSKLDDEKLHTAVVNLKNTKSGVTNSSNRKRDAAQSKEESVVIKRRRSTLRECTRPSRSNGTNGSRRTPKLQPNRRTT; the protein is encoded by the exons atGGGTCCCAAAAAGAAGGAGCGTGAAAtcgattgtgtgaaaatacgGTCTCAAGAACAAACCGACCATGAAATCTTTTTGCAAGCCTTCGAAA AACCGACACAAATCTATCGTTATTTAAGGACTAGGAATATGATCACG ccgatatttttgtatcgaaatttgtCGTACATGAAAGATCGGATCAAAAGGACAAACAAGTCTCGCAGTACGTTTAAGGTGGACAGTTTGTTATCGAAAAAGATGGACGAGAAGAAGAATGGATCGGCCAATGACAAAACTCTGGGTGAATACATGACGCTAATGTTTCTCGGATTTTTCGACAAAACTCTGCCGGATGACGAAGTGGAAGTGGAAACGCTGGTATCGAAAATTTCGCATAAGAAGCGGAAGGACAGTTTTAAAACGTTACAGGAACGG TTTGGACGATCAGTGGTTAAGATCAATCCGGACATATCCAACAGCAATACAAAAATTCCGGCTGTTTGCGTTCCCACCGACAATTTTAAGACACCCGACGAGTCACTACATCTGTCATACAAACTTCAGTTAAACGTTAAAGTTTTGGAGAAATTCAAATCCGACAGTGAAG ATCCTCCCGAATCCCTGCCAAAACGCTACAAATCTCAGAACATCGTTTACGAATCCGAACTGCTGGTGTTCGACAAGCAAAAGCGACGCCTATTATCCGATGGCGAATATGAAATTTCGCTTCAGGAGAAACTACAATCTACCAAAAATTCGCCGAAGAAATTGCCTGGCTGGGAAATGATACCGGACACATTCATTGAATCGCTGGAGAAGGAGAATTCGTTCGAAGACTATCAACAATTtccgaaattgaaatttcgacTCGCTTGGACCAAAGAAAAGTGTGACGATCTGGTGGATCGGCCATCGGCTCTGGCATTCGACAAGGACGAGTCGAACAAAGAGAATGCACCCGATAGCAAACAAAATGGAGCTGTGGATGTACCACTAAGTGCCGAAAAGACCCAAATAATCTATCAATTCATCTACAACAACAATTCTCGACAACAAATGGAACCGTGCGAAAATTTCTGTTGCATTTGGTGCAGTTTAGACTGCATGGTATTGTATTCGCTGTTGAAGCACCTGAAGCTCTGCCATGCccgtttcaatttcaaatacgTTCCTTCGAATCCGGCTGTTCGCATCGATATTAGCATAAATGAGCTGTATGATGGATCACCACATGACCTTATCGGATCGTCATCGCTAGCATTTTCTCGAGCTGGTCCCGTTCGGCGGACAACAGTGACGCGAATATTAGTGTGTAGACCGAGGCGCGTGAAACCAAACTTGTCGGAATTTTTGGAGATCgacgaaaatgaattgaacaGCCAGAGACCGTTCATCACCGGACACAGTCG ACTATATCACCATACTATGACTTGTTTGCCCGTACATCCCAAAGAACTGGATATAGAATCGGAGGATGAAAACGATCCGGTTTGGTTGCagcaaaaaaccaaaatgatGATTGATGAGTTCACCGATGTAAATGAAGGTGAAAAAGAGATGATGAAACTGTGGAACTGTCACATAATGAGACATGG GTACGTGGGCAACACTCAAATACCGTTGGCATGCGAAATGTTCATCGAACTGAAAGGCAAGGAATTGTTACAAAAgaatttgtacaaaaatttcacgatGCATTTGTGTAACCTGTTCGACTACGGCATCATATCGCCCGAAGATTACTACAAGTCCATtcaaaagttacaaaaacTTCTGAGTAACGACGATGACGGACGCAAAGTCATAACCGATGCCCGTGAGGAGCAAGTCACTTATTGGGATAAAATTGGCTCACAAAAGCAAATCCAACTACTCGAACAACAGAAAAAGATTCAAGTGAACATTAAAACTCCGGCACCGGTGGCGGCGACTAGTGAAAAGACAGCCGCATTAACGGAAAAGACAATCAAAAGGGATTTGAAATCCAAACTGGACGATGAAAAGTTGCATACGGCGGTagtgaatttgaaaaatacaaaGAGTGGAGTTACCAATTCGTCGAATCGGAAGCGGGACGCGGCTCAAAGTAAAGAGGAAAGTGTTGTCATCAAACGGCGTCGGTCTACATTAAGGG AATGTACACGCCCGAGTCGTAGCAATGGAACCAATGGATCGCGCAGAACGCCGAAATTGCAGCCGAATCGACGAACAACATAA
- the LOC119082044 gene encoding phospholipase A1-like, with protein MIVFIMNGSLLTLLLFCFVSMSNGFNASEDIYYELYTNDQPLTHFHNLLTSNNDNNRSLPTAESPFNHTRPTRFYVHGYRSKRKNFLKYAETYRSKGDFNFIAVNWLAGSQTLNYYKARNRVQTIAVELALLIENLVQYNHLDLRDVILIGHSLGSHIVGIAAKRIQSGRIPIIVGLDPAYPLFSKSKHEERLARTDADYVQVIHTSIGQLSIPYPIGHADFYPNYGSNQSGCSKNTYQGFCSHSRAHHLFLESLQRNCFLATKCGSYDEIKNKNCTSSGPDVIMGGEFNQLLAATEGIYYLPTHSESPYGMNCSIMAHSNDGSILS; from the exons ATGATTGTGTTTATAATGAATGGCTCTCTTCTcacattgttgttgttttgctttGTGTCGATGTCGAATGGATTTAATGCTAGTGAAGACATATACTATGAGCTGTATACAAACGACCAGCCACTCACTCATTTCCATAATTTGTTAACAAGCAACAATGATAACAATCGTTCTCTGCCGACCGCTGAGAGTCCATTTAATCACACTCGTCCAACACGGTTTTATGTGCATGGTTATCGCAGCAAGAGGAAAAATTTCCTTAAGTACGCCGAGACATATCGGTCGAAGggagattttaattttatcgcCGTTAATTGGCTGGCAGGCTCACAGACATTAAACTATTACAAAGCGCGAAATCGCGTCCAAACA ATTGCTGTCGAGTTGGCACTTCTCATTGAAAACTTGGTTCAATACAATCATCTTGACTTAAGAGATGTCATATTGATTGGCCATTCGTTGGGCAGTCACATCGTCGGAATAGCCGCAAAACGTATTCAGTCCGGTAGAATACCAATTATAGTTGGTTTGGATCCTGCCTATCCGCTGTTCAGTAAGTCGAAACACGAAGAACGGTTGGCACGGACTGACGCCGATTATGTGCAAGTTATTCACACATCAATTGGACAACTATCAATTCCTTATCCGATCGGTCATGCCGATTTCTATCCGAACTATGGCAGCAACCAAAGCGGTTGCAGTAAGAACACATATCAAG GTTTCTGTTCGCATAGTCGAGCACACCATTTGTTCCTAGAAAGTTTGCAGCGCAACTGTTTCTTGGCCACAAAATGTGGTTCATATGacgaaattaaaaacaaaaattgtacatCGTCTGGTCCAGATGTTATCATGGGTGGTGAGTTCAATCAATTGCTGGCAGCTACAGAaggaatttattatttaccgACGCATTCCGAATCACCGTATGGAATGAACTGTTCCATAATGGCTCACAGCAATGACGGCAGCATTTTGTCTTAA